In Drosophila innubila isolate TH190305 chromosome 2R unlocalized genomic scaffold, UK_Dinn_1.0 1_C_2R, whole genome shotgun sequence, the following are encoded in one genomic region:
- the LOC117785654 gene encoding centrosomin isoform X2 has product MAGIFRSTSLNNSNNSPRTPHKRYSICSGAGSTFCTSPGGLQDVTMENSYTSFDAGRAPGGIHSPMQGRSMRELEEQMSTLRKENFNLKLRIYFMEESQQGARGKNADESLSKQLIDAKIEIEILRKRVDEKTELLKDAARAITQHEEVQKKSDIESQTMIEQMQQYIHQLESNAKQRATRRSLDALSAEKLKSLEAEVLKLENELREADLRQSETSRQLEIMENTLTDRQETLVACEAKIEELAIKNAELVEQLEREAEADAVASTQPELRTQLADQICELQDAQEKLAERERVHEKACRTIQKLMQKVNSQEKELKRIKQTQSNDEAKATTSPASPRHSLSDTETKDISPSLKQRYEHQITEQNEIIEKLKAEVKKKTANLQNLVNRELWEKNREVERLTKLVSNQNSVEHSGDDSATGGDLQQSFTEADYVKAVKRNKLLQRKVDVLLHRLNEVQQNGALITQLRHDLHAMQSDVESANKWRLECADVCSVLTNRLEELAGFLNSLLKHKDVLGVLAADRRHAMRRAIDRSLDLSKSLNMTLSITGVSLADQSLAQLSKLSEILYTEQDAECNNTYNSHEEIHAAANANAATAASRTSLVKMENKALKSDGQLRKERRSLPLPQTQLDNQSESEAWSEPDRKVSLARIGLEDTSNSFVCGEQHHSESDSEGLACSANSLKQERGRSNERITQLESLIAQRDERILHAQCQLVDADNRLKQEQLQVIELSQQLEQLRTQNEALIADLQAIGTQDDNEIAELQRLIELKTQQIQQQQLAHNTLLADAQITEIELKEAQKKIQEMEEQYTVNLDEAHAELKQVKLEATQRLEEQARLQQEALARDWVALTKHEEVRAQLLELQRSLEFYQESEKELKQTLVENELAARSLKKEVDESTLQASKAIMERTKAYNDKLQLEKRLDEMKVQLTVLQDEQRQQQLQQQKYSQPIRINSSDVSQSGYTSEEVPLKMANNRGNAPTGSAACGRINNPSPDLGIESDVGRVMSVELSNAQRTLLKTVELTGQKSNQNADNVGTKDDTSPDTEAAASSSTGQTKIHDCDKVEQEMAELRRKLIRTKRAFEDTYEKLRDVNKAKAQVEKDIKNQILKTHTVLRNVRSNMENVL; this is encoded by the exons atggCGGGCATATTTCGTTCAACATCTTTAAACAACTCAAATAACTCCCCTCGTACGCCACATAAACGATATTCAATTTGCAGTGGAGCTGGCTCCACATTCTG CACAAGTCCCGGTGGTCTTCAAGATGTTACCATGGAGAATTCAT ATACCAGTTTCGATGCCGGACGTGCGCCAGGAGGTATACATTCGCCAATGCAGGGACGTTCCATGCGGGAGCTGGAAGAGCAGATGTCTACGCTACGCAAAGAGAACTTCAATTTGAAGCTGCGAATTTACTTCATGGAGGAGAGTCAGCAAGGCGCACGCGGCAAAAATGCGGACGAGTCATTGTCCAAACAGTTGATAGATGCAAAAATCGAGATCGAAATTCTGCGAAAGAGGGTCGACGAAAAGACGGAACTATTAAAGGATGCGGCCCGCGCTATTACACAGCACGAGgaagtgcaaaaaaaatcgGACATCGAAAGTCAAACAATGATTgaacaaatgcaacaatatATACATCAGTTAGAG TCAAACGCAAAGCAGAGAGCAACAAGAAGATCCTTGGATGCTCTTTCCGCCGAGAAATTAAAGAGCCTGGAAGCTGAG GTGCTTAAATTGGAGAATGAACTGAGGGAGGCCGATTTGAGGCAGTCAGAGACAAGTAGGCAACTGGAGATAATGGAAAATACTCTAACCGATCGACAGGAGACCCTGGTTGCGTGTGAGGCGAAGATTGAGGAGCTTGCTATTAAAAATGCTGAACTGGTGGAGCAGCTTGAAAGGGAAGCAGAAGCTGATGCAGTGGCAAGt actCAGCCTGAGCTACGCACACAATTGGCCGATCAGATCTGCGAGCTGCAGGATGCCCAGGAGAAATTAGCTGAGCGCGAGCGTGTTCATGAAAAAGCTTGTCGCACGATTCAAAAGCTAATGCAAAAGGTGAACAGCCAGGAAAAGGAACTCAAGCGTATCAAACAGACACAGTCG AATGATGAGGCCAAGGCAACGACTTCACCTGCTTCTCCACGTCATTCTCTGAGCGATACTGAGACAAAAGACATTTCTCCCAGCTTGAAGCAGCGCTATGAACACCAGATTACCGAACAGAACGAGATCATTGAGAAACTGAAGGCGGAAGTTAAAAAGAAGACAGCCAATTTGCAGAATCTGGTTAACAGAGAGTTGTGGGAGAAGAATCGTGAAGTGGAGCGACTCACCAAACTTGTGAGCAATCAGAATTCAGTGGAACATTCTGGCGATGACTCAGCCACAGGAGGTGACTTGCAGCAATCCTTTACGGAGGCAGATTATGTAAAAGCTGTGAAGCGCAACAAGTTGTTGCAACGAAAGGTTGACGTTCTACTTCATCGTCTGAACGAAGTGCAGCAAAATGGTGCACTAATCACACAGCTCCGACACGATCTGCATGCAATGCAATCGGATGTGGAAAGCGCTAACAAGTGGCGTCTGGAATGTGCTGATGTCTGCAGCGTTCTAACGAATCGGCTTGAGGAGCTGGCTGGGTTCCTTAACTCATTGCTGAAGCACAAGGATGTCTTGGGTGTTTTGGCTGCCGATAGACGACACGCGATGCGTCGTGCTATTGATCGTAGCCTGGACTTATCAAAGAGTCTTAATATGACGCTATCTATAACAGGCGTTTCACTGGCCGACCAAAGTCTCGCACAGCTGAGCAAACTCTCGGAGATCTTGTATACAGAGCAGGATGCAGAATGCAACAATACGTACAATTCACACGAGGAGATACATGCGgcagccaatgccaatgctgctactgctgcttcTAGAACTTCGTTAGTCAAGATGGAAAACAAGGCTCTAAAATCAGATGGACAGCTGCGCAAGGAACGACGCTCTCTGCCATTGCCACAAACACAGCTGGACAATCAGAGTGAATCAGAGGCATGGTCAGAGCCTGACCGAAAGGTTTCCTTAGCACGTATTGGTCTCGAAGATACTTCCAACAGCTTTGTATGCGGTGAGCAACATCACAGCGAGTCGGACAGTGAAGGACTCGCGTGTTCAGCCAACTCTCTAAAGCAGGAGCGCGGTCGAAGCAACGAACGCATTACTCAACTTGAGTCCTTGATAGCACAGAGAGATGAACGTATACTGcatgcacaatgccaattggTTGATGCCGACAATCGGTTGAAGCAGGAGCAGCTACAAGTAATTGAATTGTCCCAACAGCTGGAACAACTTCGCACCCAAAACGAGGCACTTATTGCTGATCTTCAAGCGATTGGCACACAGGATGATAATGAAATTGCCGAGCTGCAGCGGCTTATTGAACTTAAAACCCAACAgattcagcagcagcagttggccCACAATACTTTGCTCGCCGATGCACAGATCACTGAAATTGAACTGAAAGAAGCGCAAAAGAAAATTCAGGAAATGGAAGAACAATATACAGTGAATCTTGATGAGGCGCACGCTGAGTTGAAACAGGTCAAACTAGAAGCGACGCAACGATTGGAGGAGCAGGCTCGCCTGCAACAAGAAGCCTTGGCTCGTGATTGGGTTGCATTGACCAAACACGAGGAAGTAAGGGCGCAGCTTCTAGAATTGCAACGTTCATTAGAATTCTACCAAGAAAGCGAAAAGGAACTAAAACAGACGCTTGTAGAAAATGAACTAGCTGCACGCTCACTTAAAAAGGAAGTGGACGAGAGTACTTTGCAGGCTTCCAAGGCGATCATGGAACGCACTAAGGCGTATAATGATAAATTGCAGTTGGAGAAACGTCTGGACGAGATGAAGGTACAGCTCACAGTGCTTCAAGATGAGCAaagacagcagcagctgcagcaacagaaaTATTCACAGCCAATTCGTATTAATAGCAGCGATGTCTCACAGTCCGGCTACACGTCTGAAGAGGTTCCGCTGAAAATGGCCAACAATAGAGGCAATGCACCAACGGGTTCAGCAGCGTGCGGAAGGATTAATAACCCCTCACCCGACTTGGGAATCGAGAGTGATGTCGGGCGAGTCATGAGCGTAGAGCTATCTAATGCTCAGCGTACTTTACTCAAAACTGTTGAGCTTACCGGACAGAAATCTAATCAAAATGCTGATAATGTGGGCACAAAAGATG ATACTTCCCCAGACACAGAGGCTGCTGCGTCATCATCTACAggacaaacaaaaattcacGACTGTGACAAGGTAGAGCAAGAAATGGCCGAATTACGGCGTAAATTAATACGCACCAAACGAGCCTTTGAAGACACATATGAAAAGTTGCGTGATGTTAACAAAGCTAAAGCACAAGTTGAAAAAGacatcaaaaatcaaatacttaAAACCCACACTGTACTGCGAAATGTTCGATCTAATATGGAGAATGTGTTATAA
- the LOC117785654 gene encoding centrosomin isoform X1, producing the protein MDQDQSKQTPRDFHDSDGMCTSSIKEITLIETMTSFLAENGAAEVDPRILKTLAEALSRRIDTDDTSPGGLQDVTMENSYTSFDAGRAPGGIHSPMQGRSMRELEEQMSTLRKENFNLKLRIYFMEESQQGARGKNADESLSKQLIDAKIEIEILRKRVDEKTELLKDAARAITQHEEVQKKSDIESQTMIEQMQQYIHQLESNAKQRATRRSLDALSAEKLKSLEAEVLKLENELREADLRQSETSRQLEIMENTLTDRQETLVACEAKIEELAIKNAELVEQLEREAEADAVASTQPELRTQLADQICELQDAQEKLAERERVHEKACRTIQKLMQKVNSQEKELKRIKQTQSNDEAKATTSPASPRHSLSDTETKDISPSLKQRYEHQITEQNEIIEKLKAEVKKKTANLQNLVNRELWEKNREVERLTKLVSNQNSVEHSGDDSATGGDLQQSFTEADYVKAVKRNKLLQRKVDVLLHRLNEVQQNGALITQLRHDLHAMQSDVESANKWRLECADVCSVLTNRLEELAGFLNSLLKHKDVLGVLAADRRHAMRRAIDRSLDLSKSLNMTLSITGVSLADQSLAQLSKLSEILYTEQDAECNNTYNSHEEIHAAANANAATAASRTSLVKMENKALKSDGQLRKERRSLPLPQTQLDNQSESEAWSEPDRKVSLARIGLEDTSNSFVCGEQHHSESDSEGLACSANSLKQERGRSNERITQLESLIAQRDERILHAQCQLVDADNRLKQEQLQVIELSQQLEQLRTQNEALIADLQAIGTQDDNEIAELQRLIELKTQQIQQQQLAHNTLLADAQITEIELKEAQKKIQEMEEQYTVNLDEAHAELKQVKLEATQRLEEQARLQQEALARDWVALTKHEEVRAQLLELQRSLEFYQESEKELKQTLVENELAARSLKKEVDESTLQASKAIMERTKAYNDKLQLEKRLDEMKVQLTVLQDEQRQQQLQQQKYSQPIRINSSDVSQSGYTSEEVPLKMANNRGNAPTGSAACGRINNPSPDLGIESDVGRVMSVELSNAQRTLLKTVELTGQKSNQNADNVGTKDDTSPDTEAAASSSTGQTKIHDCDKVEQEMAELRRKLIRTKRAFEDTYEKLRDVNKAKAQVEKDIKNQILKTHTVLRNVRSNMENVL; encoded by the exons ATGGATCAGGATCAGTCAAAGCAAACGCCTCGAGACTTTCATGACAGTGATGGCATGTGCACTTCGTCCATCAAGGAAATTACTTTGATAGAAACTATGACTAGTTTCCTGGCGGAAAACGGAGCTGCTGAAGTAGATCCAAGAATCTTGAAGACTTTAGCTGAGGCGCTATCGAGACGCATAGACACAGATGA CACAAGTCCCGGTGGTCTTCAAGATGTTACCATGGAGAATTCAT ATACCAGTTTCGATGCCGGACGTGCGCCAGGAGGTATACATTCGCCAATGCAGGGACGTTCCATGCGGGAGCTGGAAGAGCAGATGTCTACGCTACGCAAAGAGAACTTCAATTTGAAGCTGCGAATTTACTTCATGGAGGAGAGTCAGCAAGGCGCACGCGGCAAAAATGCGGACGAGTCATTGTCCAAACAGTTGATAGATGCAAAAATCGAGATCGAAATTCTGCGAAAGAGGGTCGACGAAAAGACGGAACTATTAAAGGATGCGGCCCGCGCTATTACACAGCACGAGgaagtgcaaaaaaaatcgGACATCGAAAGTCAAACAATGATTgaacaaatgcaacaatatATACATCAGTTAGAG TCAAACGCAAAGCAGAGAGCAACAAGAAGATCCTTGGATGCTCTTTCCGCCGAGAAATTAAAGAGCCTGGAAGCTGAG GTGCTTAAATTGGAGAATGAACTGAGGGAGGCCGATTTGAGGCAGTCAGAGACAAGTAGGCAACTGGAGATAATGGAAAATACTCTAACCGATCGACAGGAGACCCTGGTTGCGTGTGAGGCGAAGATTGAGGAGCTTGCTATTAAAAATGCTGAACTGGTGGAGCAGCTTGAAAGGGAAGCAGAAGCTGATGCAGTGGCAAGt actCAGCCTGAGCTACGCACACAATTGGCCGATCAGATCTGCGAGCTGCAGGATGCCCAGGAGAAATTAGCTGAGCGCGAGCGTGTTCATGAAAAAGCTTGTCGCACGATTCAAAAGCTAATGCAAAAGGTGAACAGCCAGGAAAAGGAACTCAAGCGTATCAAACAGACACAGTCG AATGATGAGGCCAAGGCAACGACTTCACCTGCTTCTCCACGTCATTCTCTGAGCGATACTGAGACAAAAGACATTTCTCCCAGCTTGAAGCAGCGCTATGAACACCAGATTACCGAACAGAACGAGATCATTGAGAAACTGAAGGCGGAAGTTAAAAAGAAGACAGCCAATTTGCAGAATCTGGTTAACAGAGAGTTGTGGGAGAAGAATCGTGAAGTGGAGCGACTCACCAAACTTGTGAGCAATCAGAATTCAGTGGAACATTCTGGCGATGACTCAGCCACAGGAGGTGACTTGCAGCAATCCTTTACGGAGGCAGATTATGTAAAAGCTGTGAAGCGCAACAAGTTGTTGCAACGAAAGGTTGACGTTCTACTTCATCGTCTGAACGAAGTGCAGCAAAATGGTGCACTAATCACACAGCTCCGACACGATCTGCATGCAATGCAATCGGATGTGGAAAGCGCTAACAAGTGGCGTCTGGAATGTGCTGATGTCTGCAGCGTTCTAACGAATCGGCTTGAGGAGCTGGCTGGGTTCCTTAACTCATTGCTGAAGCACAAGGATGTCTTGGGTGTTTTGGCTGCCGATAGACGACACGCGATGCGTCGTGCTATTGATCGTAGCCTGGACTTATCAAAGAGTCTTAATATGACGCTATCTATAACAGGCGTTTCACTGGCCGACCAAAGTCTCGCACAGCTGAGCAAACTCTCGGAGATCTTGTATACAGAGCAGGATGCAGAATGCAACAATACGTACAATTCACACGAGGAGATACATGCGgcagccaatgccaatgctgctactgctgcttcTAGAACTTCGTTAGTCAAGATGGAAAACAAGGCTCTAAAATCAGATGGACAGCTGCGCAAGGAACGACGCTCTCTGCCATTGCCACAAACACAGCTGGACAATCAGAGTGAATCAGAGGCATGGTCAGAGCCTGACCGAAAGGTTTCCTTAGCACGTATTGGTCTCGAAGATACTTCCAACAGCTTTGTATGCGGTGAGCAACATCACAGCGAGTCGGACAGTGAAGGACTCGCGTGTTCAGCCAACTCTCTAAAGCAGGAGCGCGGTCGAAGCAACGAACGCATTACTCAACTTGAGTCCTTGATAGCACAGAGAGATGAACGTATACTGcatgcacaatgccaattggTTGATGCCGACAATCGGTTGAAGCAGGAGCAGCTACAAGTAATTGAATTGTCCCAACAGCTGGAACAACTTCGCACCCAAAACGAGGCACTTATTGCTGATCTTCAAGCGATTGGCACACAGGATGATAATGAAATTGCCGAGCTGCAGCGGCTTATTGAACTTAAAACCCAACAgattcagcagcagcagttggccCACAATACTTTGCTCGCCGATGCACAGATCACTGAAATTGAACTGAAAGAAGCGCAAAAGAAAATTCAGGAAATGGAAGAACAATATACAGTGAATCTTGATGAGGCGCACGCTGAGTTGAAACAGGTCAAACTAGAAGCGACGCAACGATTGGAGGAGCAGGCTCGCCTGCAACAAGAAGCCTTGGCTCGTGATTGGGTTGCATTGACCAAACACGAGGAAGTAAGGGCGCAGCTTCTAGAATTGCAACGTTCATTAGAATTCTACCAAGAAAGCGAAAAGGAACTAAAACAGACGCTTGTAGAAAATGAACTAGCTGCACGCTCACTTAAAAAGGAAGTGGACGAGAGTACTTTGCAGGCTTCCAAGGCGATCATGGAACGCACTAAGGCGTATAATGATAAATTGCAGTTGGAGAAACGTCTGGACGAGATGAAGGTACAGCTCACAGTGCTTCAAGATGAGCAaagacagcagcagctgcagcaacagaaaTATTCACAGCCAATTCGTATTAATAGCAGCGATGTCTCACAGTCCGGCTACACGTCTGAAGAGGTTCCGCTGAAAATGGCCAACAATAGAGGCAATGCACCAACGGGTTCAGCAGCGTGCGGAAGGATTAATAACCCCTCACCCGACTTGGGAATCGAGAGTGATGTCGGGCGAGTCATGAGCGTAGAGCTATCTAATGCTCAGCGTACTTTACTCAAAACTGTTGAGCTTACCGGACAGAAATCTAATCAAAATGCTGATAATGTGGGCACAAAAGATG ATACTTCCCCAGACACAGAGGCTGCTGCGTCATCATCTACAggacaaacaaaaattcacGACTGTGACAAGGTAGAGCAAGAAATGGCCGAATTACGGCGTAAATTAATACGCACCAAACGAGCCTTTGAAGACACATATGAAAAGTTGCGTGATGTTAACAAAGCTAAAGCACAAGTTGAAAAAGacatcaaaaatcaaatacttaAAACCCACACTGTACTGCGAAATGTTCGATCTAATATGGAGAATGTGTTATAA
- the LOC117785654 gene encoding centrosomin isoform X3, with the protein MGKNGLRSTLPSRTSAGPTDTSFDAGRAPGGIHSPMQGRSMRELEEQMSTLRKENFNLKLRIYFMEESQQGARGKNADESLSKQLIDAKIEIEILRKRVDEKTELLKDAARAITQHEEVQKKSDIESQTMIEQMQQYIHQLESNAKQRATRRSLDALSAEKLKSLEAEVLKLENELREADLRQSETSRQLEIMENTLTDRQETLVACEAKIEELAIKNAELVEQLEREAEADAVASTQPELRTQLADQICELQDAQEKLAERERVHEKACRTIQKLMQKVNSQEKELKRIKQTQSNDEAKATTSPASPRHSLSDTETKDISPSLKQRYEHQITEQNEIIEKLKAEVKKKTANLQNLVNRELWEKNREVERLTKLVSNQNSVEHSGDDSATGGDLQQSFTEADYVKAVKRNKLLQRKVDVLLHRLNEVQQNGALITQLRHDLHAMQSDVESANKWRLECADVCSVLTNRLEELAGFLNSLLKHKDVLGVLAADRRHAMRRAIDRSLDLSKSLNMTLSITGVSLADQSLAQLSKLSEILYTEQDAECNNTYNSHEEIHAAANANAATAASRTSLVKMENKALKSDGQLRKERRSLPLPQTQLDNQSESEAWSEPDRKVSLARIGLEDTSNSFVCGEQHHSESDSEGLACSANSLKQERGRSNERITQLESLIAQRDERILHAQCQLVDADNRLKQEQLQVIELSQQLEQLRTQNEALIADLQAIGTQDDNEIAELQRLIELKTQQIQQQQLAHNTLLADAQITEIELKEAQKKIQEMEEQYTVNLDEAHAELKQVKLEATQRLEEQARLQQEALARDWVALTKHEEVRAQLLELQRSLEFYQESEKELKQTLVENELAARSLKKEVDESTLQASKAIMERTKAYNDKLQLEKRLDEMKVQLTVLQDEQRQQQLQQQKYSQPIRINSSDVSQSGYTSEEVPLKMANNRGNAPTGSAACGRINNPSPDLGIESDVGRVMSVELSNAQRTLLKTVELTGQKSNQNADNVGTKDDTSPDTEAAASSSTGQTKIHDCDKVEQEMAELRRKLIRTKRAFEDTYEKLRDVNKAKAQVEKDIKNQILKTHTVLRNVRSNMENVL; encoded by the exons ATGGGCAAAAATGGCTTACGGTCGACATTGCCGTCGCGGACGTCCGCAGGTCCCACAG ATACCAGTTTCGATGCCGGACGTGCGCCAGGAGGTATACATTCGCCAATGCAGGGACGTTCCATGCGGGAGCTGGAAGAGCAGATGTCTACGCTACGCAAAGAGAACTTCAATTTGAAGCTGCGAATTTACTTCATGGAGGAGAGTCAGCAAGGCGCACGCGGCAAAAATGCGGACGAGTCATTGTCCAAACAGTTGATAGATGCAAAAATCGAGATCGAAATTCTGCGAAAGAGGGTCGACGAAAAGACGGAACTATTAAAGGATGCGGCCCGCGCTATTACACAGCACGAGgaagtgcaaaaaaaatcgGACATCGAAAGTCAAACAATGATTgaacaaatgcaacaatatATACATCAGTTAGAG TCAAACGCAAAGCAGAGAGCAACAAGAAGATCCTTGGATGCTCTTTCCGCCGAGAAATTAAAGAGCCTGGAAGCTGAG GTGCTTAAATTGGAGAATGAACTGAGGGAGGCCGATTTGAGGCAGTCAGAGACAAGTAGGCAACTGGAGATAATGGAAAATACTCTAACCGATCGACAGGAGACCCTGGTTGCGTGTGAGGCGAAGATTGAGGAGCTTGCTATTAAAAATGCTGAACTGGTGGAGCAGCTTGAAAGGGAAGCAGAAGCTGATGCAGTGGCAAGt actCAGCCTGAGCTACGCACACAATTGGCCGATCAGATCTGCGAGCTGCAGGATGCCCAGGAGAAATTAGCTGAGCGCGAGCGTGTTCATGAAAAAGCTTGTCGCACGATTCAAAAGCTAATGCAAAAGGTGAACAGCCAGGAAAAGGAACTCAAGCGTATCAAACAGACACAGTCG AATGATGAGGCCAAGGCAACGACTTCACCTGCTTCTCCACGTCATTCTCTGAGCGATACTGAGACAAAAGACATTTCTCCCAGCTTGAAGCAGCGCTATGAACACCAGATTACCGAACAGAACGAGATCATTGAGAAACTGAAGGCGGAAGTTAAAAAGAAGACAGCCAATTTGCAGAATCTGGTTAACAGAGAGTTGTGGGAGAAGAATCGTGAAGTGGAGCGACTCACCAAACTTGTGAGCAATCAGAATTCAGTGGAACATTCTGGCGATGACTCAGCCACAGGAGGTGACTTGCAGCAATCCTTTACGGAGGCAGATTATGTAAAAGCTGTGAAGCGCAACAAGTTGTTGCAACGAAAGGTTGACGTTCTACTTCATCGTCTGAACGAAGTGCAGCAAAATGGTGCACTAATCACACAGCTCCGACACGATCTGCATGCAATGCAATCGGATGTGGAAAGCGCTAACAAGTGGCGTCTGGAATGTGCTGATGTCTGCAGCGTTCTAACGAATCGGCTTGAGGAGCTGGCTGGGTTCCTTAACTCATTGCTGAAGCACAAGGATGTCTTGGGTGTTTTGGCTGCCGATAGACGACACGCGATGCGTCGTGCTATTGATCGTAGCCTGGACTTATCAAAGAGTCTTAATATGACGCTATCTATAACAGGCGTTTCACTGGCCGACCAAAGTCTCGCACAGCTGAGCAAACTCTCGGAGATCTTGTATACAGAGCAGGATGCAGAATGCAACAATACGTACAATTCACACGAGGAGATACATGCGgcagccaatgccaatgctgctactgctgcttcTAGAACTTCGTTAGTCAAGATGGAAAACAAGGCTCTAAAATCAGATGGACAGCTGCGCAAGGAACGACGCTCTCTGCCATTGCCACAAACACAGCTGGACAATCAGAGTGAATCAGAGGCATGGTCAGAGCCTGACCGAAAGGTTTCCTTAGCACGTATTGGTCTCGAAGATACTTCCAACAGCTTTGTATGCGGTGAGCAACATCACAGCGAGTCGGACAGTGAAGGACTCGCGTGTTCAGCCAACTCTCTAAAGCAGGAGCGCGGTCGAAGCAACGAACGCATTACTCAACTTGAGTCCTTGATAGCACAGAGAGATGAACGTATACTGcatgcacaatgccaattggTTGATGCCGACAATCGGTTGAAGCAGGAGCAGCTACAAGTAATTGAATTGTCCCAACAGCTGGAACAACTTCGCACCCAAAACGAGGCACTTATTGCTGATCTTCAAGCGATTGGCACACAGGATGATAATGAAATTGCCGAGCTGCAGCGGCTTATTGAACTTAAAACCCAACAgattcagcagcagcagttggccCACAATACTTTGCTCGCCGATGCACAGATCACTGAAATTGAACTGAAAGAAGCGCAAAAGAAAATTCAGGAAATGGAAGAACAATATACAGTGAATCTTGATGAGGCGCACGCTGAGTTGAAACAGGTCAAACTAGAAGCGACGCAACGATTGGAGGAGCAGGCTCGCCTGCAACAAGAAGCCTTGGCTCGTGATTGGGTTGCATTGACCAAACACGAGGAAGTAAGGGCGCAGCTTCTAGAATTGCAACGTTCATTAGAATTCTACCAAGAAAGCGAAAAGGAACTAAAACAGACGCTTGTAGAAAATGAACTAGCTGCACGCTCACTTAAAAAGGAAGTGGACGAGAGTACTTTGCAGGCTTCCAAGGCGATCATGGAACGCACTAAGGCGTATAATGATAAATTGCAGTTGGAGAAACGTCTGGACGAGATGAAGGTACAGCTCACAGTGCTTCAAGATGAGCAaagacagcagcagctgcagcaacagaaaTATTCACAGCCAATTCGTATTAATAGCAGCGATGTCTCACAGTCCGGCTACACGTCTGAAGAGGTTCCGCTGAAAATGGCCAACAATAGAGGCAATGCACCAACGGGTTCAGCAGCGTGCGGAAGGATTAATAACCCCTCACCCGACTTGGGAATCGAGAGTGATGTCGGGCGAGTCATGAGCGTAGAGCTATCTAATGCTCAGCGTACTTTACTCAAAACTGTTGAGCTTACCGGACAGAAATCTAATCAAAATGCTGATAATGTGGGCACAAAAGATG ATACTTCCCCAGACACAGAGGCTGCTGCGTCATCATCTACAggacaaacaaaaattcacGACTGTGACAAGGTAGAGCAAGAAATGGCCGAATTACGGCGTAAATTAATACGCACCAAACGAGCCTTTGAAGACACATATGAAAAGTTGCGTGATGTTAACAAAGCTAAAGCACAAGTTGAAAAAGacatcaaaaatcaaatacttaAAACCCACACTGTACTGCGAAATGTTCGATCTAATATGGAGAATGTGTTATAA
- the LOC117785657 gene encoding lysozyme 2, translated as MYNIALGIWLCLLVLSPLLGIRLNSCELAGQLYILDVPKAELSKWLCIADFESRFNTHVVGQGNLDGSKDYGLFQISDRYWCAPPSETPYYAFNECNINCTDLLSDDITSAVRCARLIKKQQGWTAWSVYPEFCNGTLTDPDECFQQSEATNSSEIAEMSTESVTDTNLDSTTFATEMD; from the coding sequence ATGTACAATATCGCTCTGGGAATATGGTTGTGTCTCTTAGTGCTATCACCATTATTGGGGATACGCTTAAATTCTTGCGAATTGGCTGGACAACTTTATATATTGGACGTGCCGAAAGCGGAACTATCTAAATGGCTGTGTATAGCGGATTTTGAGAGTCGCTTTAACACTCACGTTGTCGGACAGGGCAACTTGGATGGCTCCAAAGACTACGGACTCTTTCAGATAAGCGATCGATACTGGTGTGCACCGCCCTCAGAAACGCCCTACTACGCTTTTAATGAGTGCAACATCAACTGCACAGATTTGTTGAGCGACGATATCACTTCGGCAGTTCGATGTGCACGACTTATCAAAAAGCAACAGGGCTGGACGGCTTGGTCTGTCTACCCGGAGTTCTGTAACGGAACACTAACGGACCCCGACGAGTGTTTCCAGCAAAGCGAAGCAACGAATTCTTCTGAAATCGCGGAGATGTCAACGGAATCAGTCACAGATACAAACCTCGACAGCACGACTTTCGCAACGGAAATGGATTga